A stretch of Pseudoclavibacter chungangensis DNA encodes these proteins:
- a CDS encoding ABC transporter substrate-binding protein has product MNTSAPTNLLRVAATALAGLLVATLAACGTGSAASAPEDPTLLPEAEGAVSYPLTIESGFGEVTLEERPTRIVLAESWGADVFGALGITPVGTDEQISLFPWALDAQAIESVWSISDEQFPLERIAAVEPDLIYTSSAVQDNLAELQQIAPVIGVPRDDGGISDWRDQIHLLGSALDLQDRAQQVEDDYDAYTASVREAHPEFADALVAYMVFWGPGEFGVINYEGSAAESLFGEFGFAPNPTGAGLGPGSNLTPELVGRVDGDVVVLVDQSQDQAAYGAFVGNPLFQGIRAVQAGKFAELDNNTDEYIGYEGTEIPFVGHFTRALSAGPLGRQAVGDVLVPILAQHLGGA; this is encoded by the coding sequence ATGAACACCTCCGCACCGACGAATCTCCTCCGGGTGGCCGCGACCGCTCTCGCGGGACTCCTCGTGGCGACGCTCGCCGCGTGCGGCACCGGCTCGGCGGCGTCGGCGCCAGAGGACCCGACGCTCCTGCCCGAGGCGGAGGGGGCCGTGAGCTATCCGCTCACGATCGAGTCCGGTTTCGGTGAGGTCACGCTCGAGGAGCGCCCGACGCGCATCGTCCTCGCCGAGTCCTGGGGTGCCGACGTCTTCGGCGCGCTCGGCATCACCCCGGTCGGCACGGACGAGCAGATCAGTCTGTTCCCCTGGGCCCTCGACGCGCAGGCGATCGAGTCCGTCTGGTCGATCTCGGACGAGCAGTTCCCGCTCGAACGGATCGCCGCCGTGGAGCCCGACCTCATCTACACGAGTTCCGCCGTTCAGGACAACCTCGCCGAGCTCCAGCAGATCGCACCGGTGATCGGTGTCCCGCGGGACGACGGCGGTATCTCCGACTGGCGAGACCAGATCCACCTGCTGGGTTCGGCACTCGATCTGCAGGACCGCGCCCAGCAGGTGGAGGACGACTACGACGCCTACACCGCCTCGGTGCGCGAAGCGCACCCCGAGTTCGCGGACGCGCTCGTCGCGTACATGGTCTTCTGGGGCCCGGGCGAGTTCGGCGTCATCAACTACGAGGGTTCCGCGGCCGAGTCGCTGTTCGGGGAGTTCGGCTTCGCGCCGAACCCGACCGGCGCGGGGCTCGGGCCGGGATCGAATCTGACGCCCGAGCTCGTCGGCCGGGTCGACGGCGACGTGGTCGTCCTCGTCGACCAGAGCCAGGACCAGGCCGCCTACGGCGCGTTCGTCGGGAACCCGCTGTTCCAGGGCATCCGGGCCGTGCAGGCCGGGAAGTTCGCCGAACTCGACAACAACACGGACGAGTACATCGGGTACGAGGGGACGGAGATCCCCTTCGTCGGACACTTCACGC